The following coding sequences are from one Rathayibacter sp. VKM Ac-2760 window:
- a CDS encoding Gfo/Idh/MocA family oxidoreductase, giving the protein MRLGLVGYGTGGRFFHAPFLQVVPEIDLVGVVTRSPQRRAQAERELPHVPVFSSQLELLAAGVDAVSITTPPETRRELVLEAVAAGVHVLADKPFAPTAPEGRALAAAAAEAGVILNVFHNRRFDADIRTLQAVLESGRLGEVWRVGSRFDLDDPEGLDRGPAGGMLRDLGSHVVDQMLHLLGPAARVTARLDHVGTGEERTDAGFLVTIDHVRGATSTISSSKLNHLQQRELVAYGSLGGYRSDGTDVQAQAIFSGQRPSTDPAGWGHEREERWGTLSTAAGRERVPSAKGDYSELYRRFAAAVEGRGPEPVPASEAIETLEVLDAARESDRLGRTIHVAEPGRDSSQTL; this is encoded by the coding sequence ATGCGCTTAGGACTGGTCGGCTACGGGACGGGCGGACGGTTCTTCCACGCCCCCTTCCTCCAGGTCGTGCCCGAGATCGACCTGGTCGGGGTGGTGACGCGCTCGCCTCAGCGTCGCGCACAGGCGGAGCGGGAACTGCCGCACGTCCCGGTCTTCTCGAGTCAGCTCGAGCTGCTGGCCGCGGGGGTGGACGCCGTCTCGATCACCACGCCGCCCGAGACGCGGCGCGAACTGGTGCTCGAGGCCGTCGCGGCCGGCGTCCACGTCCTGGCTGACAAGCCCTTCGCCCCGACCGCGCCGGAAGGGCGTGCGCTGGCGGCCGCCGCGGCCGAGGCCGGTGTGATCCTCAACGTCTTCCACAATCGGCGATTCGATGCCGACATCCGCACGCTGCAGGCGGTGCTCGAATCGGGCCGCCTCGGCGAGGTGTGGCGCGTGGGCTCCCGCTTCGACCTCGACGACCCAGAAGGTCTGGACCGAGGACCGGCGGGCGGCATGCTCCGCGACCTCGGGAGTCATGTCGTCGACCAGATGCTCCATCTGCTGGGCCCCGCGGCGAGGGTGACCGCCCGACTCGACCACGTCGGGACGGGCGAAGAGCGGACCGATGCCGGATTCCTCGTCACGATCGACCACGTGCGCGGTGCGACCTCGACGATCTCCTCCAGCAAGCTCAACCACCTGCAGCAGCGCGAGCTCGTCGCCTACGGCTCGCTCGGCGGCTACCGCTCAGACGGAACCGATGTGCAGGCACAGGCGATCTTCTCGGGACAGCGCCCTTCCACCGATCCGGCCGGATGGGGCCATGAGCGCGAGGAGCGCTGGGGGACCTTGTCGACGGCCGCGGGGCGGGAACGCGTCCCCTCCGCGAAGGGCGACTACTCCGAGCTCTACCGGCGGTTCGCGGCGGCGGTCGAAGGCAGGGGTCCGGAACCGGTGCCGGCGAGCGAGGCGATCGAGACACTTGAGGTCCTCGACGCGGCGCGGGAGAGCGACCGTCTCGGACGCACGATCCACGTCGCCGAGCCGGGGCGTGACAGTAGCCAGACCTTGTAG
- the iolC gene encoding 5-dehydro-2-deoxygluconokinase — translation MTEHSEAPSASAPFDLITIGRSGVDIYPLQDGLGLEDVETFGKYLGGSAANVTVAAAKHGLKAAIITRTGEDPFGRFVTRELERLGASARFVRTVPGLNTPVTFCEIFPPDDFPLYFYRAPKAPDLMVSVNQLDLDSIARAHIYWSTVTGLSEDPSRTAHHTAWEARDRRPLTILDLDYRPMFWTSPEVARREVSRALERVTVAVGNREECEIAVGETDPHRAADALLDRGLDLAIVKQGPRGVLAKTRNETVEVPPYPVDVVNGLGAGDSFGGALCYGLLQDWSLEEVLRFANVAGAIVASRRECSTAMPSTAEVTDIVRKIQNVPA, via the coding sequence ATGACCGAGCACAGCGAGGCGCCCTCTGCGAGCGCGCCCTTCGATCTGATCACCATCGGGCGCTCCGGCGTCGACATCTACCCGCTGCAGGACGGCCTCGGTCTCGAGGATGTCGAGACCTTCGGCAAGTACCTCGGCGGGAGCGCCGCCAACGTCACGGTGGCGGCGGCGAAGCACGGCCTCAAGGCCGCCATCATCACGCGCACCGGAGAGGACCCCTTCGGCCGCTTCGTCACTCGCGAGCTCGAGCGCCTGGGCGCCTCGGCACGCTTCGTCCGGACGGTTCCGGGGCTGAACACGCCCGTGACGTTCTGCGAGATCTTCCCGCCGGACGACTTCCCGCTCTACTTCTACCGCGCGCCGAAGGCTCCCGACCTGATGGTCTCGGTCAATCAGCTCGACCTCGACTCGATCGCCCGGGCGCACATCTACTGGTCGACGGTCACCGGCCTCTCGGAGGACCCGAGCCGCACCGCTCACCACACGGCCTGGGAGGCGCGCGACCGCCGCCCGCTCACGATCCTCGACCTCGACTACCGGCCGATGTTCTGGACGTCGCCCGAGGTCGCGCGTCGCGAGGTGTCCCGTGCTCTCGAGCGCGTCACGGTGGCCGTCGGAAACCGTGAGGAGTGCGAGATCGCGGTCGGCGAGACCGATCCGCACCGCGCCGCGGACGCGCTGCTCGATCGCGGTCTCGACCTCGCGATCGTGAAGCAGGGCCCGCGCGGTGTCCTCGCCAAGACGAGGAACGAGACCGTCGAGGTCCCGCCCTACCCGGTCGACGTGGTGAACGGGCTCGGCGCCGGCGACAGCTTCGGCGGCGCCCTCTGCTACGGCCTGCTGCAGGACTGGTCGCTCGAGGAGGTGCTCCGGTTCGCCAACGTCGCCGGAGCGATCGTCGCGAGCCGCCGCGAGTGCTCGACGGCCATGCCCTCCACCGCCGAGGTCACCGACATCGTGAGGAAGATCCAGAATGTCCCTGCCTGA
- a CDS encoding deoxyribose-phosphate aldolase, translating into MSLPDTLAALDFDALREIRTTAPETVLTRVRDRARRPLLAEDGRLFIVAADHPARGALGVRDDPSAMADRYELLARLVTALERPGVDGVLGTPDIIEDLALLGALEGKIVVGSMNRGGLKGARFEMDDRFTGYDVPSIVDSGIDFAKLLIRVNLGDYATASTIEATARAVDAAAAARVPIMLEPFLSRWESGAIKNDLSPEAVITSIAIAAGLGNTSAYSWLKLPVVDEMERVMASTTLPTLLLGGDPTGSPDETYASWGSALALPGVRGLVVGRTLLYPADGDVAAAVDTAAALVHG; encoded by the coding sequence ATGTCCCTGCCTGACACCCTCGCCGCACTCGACTTCGACGCGCTGCGCGAGATCCGCACCACCGCTCCGGAGACGGTGCTGACACGGGTCCGCGACCGGGCCCGCCGGCCGCTGCTCGCGGAGGACGGCCGCCTCTTCATCGTCGCCGCCGACCACCCCGCCCGCGGCGCACTAGGCGTCCGCGACGATCCGAGCGCCATGGCCGATCGCTACGAGCTGCTCGCCCGCCTCGTCACCGCTCTCGAGCGGCCCGGGGTGGACGGCGTGCTCGGCACGCCCGACATCATCGAGGACCTCGCGCTGCTCGGCGCCCTCGAGGGCAAGATCGTCGTGGGCTCGATGAACCGCGGCGGGCTCAAGGGTGCCCGCTTCGAGATGGACGACCGCTTCACCGGCTACGACGTGCCCAGCATCGTCGACTCCGGAATCGACTTCGCGAAGCTGCTGATCCGCGTGAACCTCGGCGACTACGCGACCGCCTCGACCATCGAGGCCACCGCTCGAGCCGTCGACGCCGCTGCCGCGGCTCGGGTGCCGATCATGCTCGAGCCCTTCCTCAGCCGCTGGGAGAGCGGCGCGATCAAGAACGACCTCTCGCCGGAAGCCGTCATCACGTCGATCGCCATCGCGGCCGGCCTCGGGAACACCTCCGCCTACTCGTGGCTCAAGCTGCCCGTCGTCGACGAGATGGAGCGGGTGATGGCCTCCACCACCCTGCCGACCCTCCTTCTCGGCGGCGATCCCACCGGCAGCCCGGACGAGACCTACGCGTCGTGGGGCTCGGCTCTCGCGCTGCCCGGCGTCCGCGGCCTCGTCGTCGGGCGCACCCTCCTCTACCCGGCCGACGGCGACGTCGCGGCCGCGGTCGACACCGCCGCCGCGCTCGTGCACGGCTGA
- a CDS encoding CoA-acylating methylmalonate-semialdehyde dehydrogenase codes for MSETIGTTPLHQLAVVPHWIDGRESPSTSGRTAPVFDPALGVATKEVALADEAEIAAAIASAKAAFPAWRDLSLAKRQQILFKFRELLEAKKGELAEIITSEHGKVVSDALGEITRGQEVVEFATGLAHHLKGEYSEQVSTGVDVYSTKQPLGVVGIISPFNFPAMVPMWFFPIAIAAGNTVILKPSEKDPTAAIWLAKLWKEAGLPDGVFTVLNGDKQAVDGLLTSPDVRSISFVGSTPIAQYVYETGTKHGKRVQALGGAKNHMLVLPDADLDLVADSAINAGFGSAGERCMAISVVVAVEPVADELITKIQDRASKLRIGDGRRGCDMGPLVTEAHRDKVASYIAIGEQDGAEVVIDGRGIEVDGDENGFWLGPTLLDKVPTTSRAYTEEIFGPVLSIVRVQSYEEGVELINTGAFGNGTAIFTNDGGAARRFQNEVEVGMIGINVPIPVPVATFSFGGWKSSLFGDTKAHGAEGVRFFTQQKAITSRWLDPSHGGINLGFPQN; via the coding sequence ATGTCCGAGACCATCGGAACCACTCCCCTCCACCAGCTCGCCGTCGTCCCGCACTGGATCGACGGACGCGAGTCGCCCTCGACCTCGGGCCGCACCGCCCCGGTCTTCGACCCCGCGCTGGGTGTGGCGACCAAGGAGGTCGCGCTGGCCGACGAGGCCGAGATCGCCGCGGCGATCGCCTCGGCGAAGGCCGCGTTCCCGGCTTGGCGCGACCTCTCCCTCGCCAAGCGCCAGCAGATCCTCTTCAAGTTCCGCGAGCTGCTCGAGGCGAAGAAGGGCGAGCTCGCGGAGATCATCACGTCCGAGCACGGGAAGGTCGTCTCGGACGCGCTCGGCGAGATCACCCGCGGCCAGGAGGTCGTGGAGTTCGCGACCGGCCTCGCGCACCACCTCAAGGGGGAGTACTCCGAGCAGGTCTCGACCGGCGTCGACGTGTACTCGACGAAGCAGCCGCTCGGCGTGGTCGGGATCATCTCGCCGTTCAACTTCCCCGCGATGGTGCCGATGTGGTTCTTCCCGATCGCGATCGCGGCCGGCAACACGGTCATCCTCAAGCCCAGCGAGAAGGACCCGACCGCGGCGATCTGGCTCGCGAAGCTGTGGAAGGAGGCCGGCCTGCCCGACGGCGTCTTCACCGTGCTCAACGGCGACAAGCAGGCCGTCGACGGGCTGCTGACCTCGCCCGACGTCCGCTCGATCTCGTTCGTCGGCTCGACCCCGATCGCGCAGTACGTCTACGAGACGGGCACCAAGCACGGCAAGCGCGTGCAGGCCCTCGGCGGTGCGAAGAACCACATGCTCGTCCTGCCGGACGCCGACCTCGACCTCGTGGCCGACTCGGCGATCAACGCCGGCTTCGGCTCCGCCGGCGAGCGCTGCATGGCCATCTCCGTCGTCGTCGCCGTCGAGCCCGTCGCCGACGAGCTCATCACCAAGATCCAGGACCGCGCGTCGAAGCTGCGGATCGGCGACGGCCGCCGCGGCTGCGACATGGGGCCGCTGGTCACCGAGGCGCACCGCGACAAGGTCGCCTCCTACATCGCCATCGGCGAGCAGGACGGCGCCGAGGTCGTCATCGACGGCCGCGGGATCGAGGTCGACGGCGACGAGAACGGCTTCTGGCTCGGACCGACGCTGCTCGACAAGGTCCCCACCACCTCCCGCGCCTACACCGAGGAGATCTTCGGACCGGTGCTCTCGATCGTCCGCGTCCAGTCGTACGAGGAGGGCGTCGAGCTGATCAACACCGGCGCCTTCGGCAACGGGACCGCGATCTTCACCAACGACGGCGGGGCCGCGCGGCGCTTCCAGAACGAAGTCGAGGTCGGGATGATCGGCATCAACGTGCCGATCCCGGTGCCCGTGGCGACGTTCTCGTTCGGCGGCTGGAAGTCGTCGCTGTTCGGCGACACCAAGGCCCACGGCGCGGAGGGCGTGCGCTTCTTCACGCAGCAGAAGGCGATCACGTCGCGCTGGCTGGACCCGAGCCACGGCGGCATCAACCTCGGCTTCCCGCAGAACTGA
- the iolB gene encoding 5-deoxy-glucuronate isomerase has translation MTTQNEWVFPKGTLPRDGWESVVDDSVPGWQHTGLRIADLAPGVELALPAEGVERLVVPLSGSFTVRHQSSGPSETTLLEGRASVFDGPSDVLYLSSLASATLEGQGRVAVAEAPAEDVHPSRHILRDEVPVELRGAGRSSRQVHNFGTPQVLAAGRFIVCEVITPAENWSSYPPHKHDELIPGQESRLEEIYYFETAVSKGLDAPAQADPFGFLRTYSSPAGEIDVLAEVRTGDIALLPYGWHGPCVAAPGYDLYYLNVMAGPDPDRVWNISDDPAHGWIRATWDGQDIDPRLPYGPDTSR, from the coding sequence ATGACCACGCAGAACGAGTGGGTGTTCCCGAAGGGGACTCTTCCGCGCGACGGATGGGAGTCCGTCGTCGACGACAGCGTGCCTGGGTGGCAGCACACCGGCCTCCGGATCGCCGATCTCGCGCCCGGCGTCGAGCTCGCGCTGCCCGCCGAGGGCGTCGAGCGCCTCGTCGTCCCCCTGTCCGGATCGTTCACGGTCCGGCACCAGAGCTCGGGCCCGTCGGAGACCACCCTGCTGGAGGGTCGGGCTTCGGTCTTCGACGGCCCGAGCGATGTCCTCTACCTCTCGAGCCTCGCCTCCGCGACGCTCGAGGGGCAGGGGCGCGTCGCCGTGGCCGAGGCTCCGGCCGAGGACGTGCACCCGAGCCGCCACATCCTGCGCGACGAGGTCCCGGTCGAGCTGCGGGGCGCCGGCCGCTCCAGCCGGCAGGTGCACAACTTCGGCACCCCGCAGGTTCTCGCGGCTGGCCGCTTCATCGTCTGCGAGGTGATCACTCCGGCCGAGAACTGGTCGAGCTACCCGCCGCACAAGCACGACGAGCTCATCCCCGGGCAGGAGTCGCGGCTCGAGGAGATCTACTACTTCGAGACGGCGGTCTCAAAGGGACTCGACGCCCCCGCCCAGGCGGACCCGTTCGGCTTCCTCCGCACCTACTCGTCGCCGGCCGGCGAGATCGACGTCCTGGCCGAGGTGCGGACCGGCGACATCGCCCTGCTGCCCTACGGCTGGCACGGCCCGTGCGTCGCCGCTCCCGGCTACGACCTCTACTACCTGAACGTGATGGCCGGACCCGACCCCGACCGGGTCTGGAACATCTCCGACGACCCGGCGCACGGCTGGATCCGAGCGACCTGGGACGGTCAGGACATCGATCCCCGGCTCCCCTACGGCCCCGACACCTCCCGCTGA
- the iolD gene encoding 3D-(3,5/4)-trihydroxycyclohexane-1,2-dione acylhydrolase (decyclizing): MSTTRRMTVSQALIEFLANQWTVDGEHRERTIAGTFGIFGHGNVAGIGQALKQFEVEQPGAMPYHQARNEQAMVHQSVGWARMRRRRSTFASAASVGPGAANMLTGAALATTNRLPALLLPSDTFATRVADPVLQQIELPHDTSVQVTDAFRPLSRFFDRVDRPEKLFSIALAAMRVLTDPAETGAVTIALPEDVQAETLDVPEEFLAPREWHVRRPLPEKGPLARAVAAIRSARNPIVVAGGGVIYSGAEDALRALVEATGIPVGTSQAGGGSLNWDHPQYLGGIGATGTTAANRLAAEADVVIGIGTRYSDFTTASRTAFQNPDVTFVNINVASFDAYKHGSQLPVIADAREALEALLPALEGWQVGEDWAGTAAAEKRTWDTAVDRAFEPSGLDLPGQTEIIHAVQSASDPRDVVIQAAGSLPGDLHKLWRVRDSLGYHVEYAFSCMGYEIAGGLGVRRAAPDRDAIVMVGDGSYLMLHTELVTAVAEGLKIIVVLIQNHGYASIGHLSETVGSERFGTWYRYKDERGLFQGNDVLPVDLAANARSYGVDTIEVQPGPDAIADLRAAVTAAKASDTTTLIHIHSDPLLYAPDGEGWWDVPVSEVATLDATISARAEYVEQRRLQRPLLG; encoded by the coding sequence ATGAGCACCACCAGGCGGATGACCGTCAGCCAGGCCCTGATCGAGTTCCTCGCGAATCAGTGGACCGTCGACGGCGAGCACCGCGAGCGCACCATCGCCGGGACCTTCGGCATCTTCGGCCACGGCAACGTCGCCGGGATCGGCCAGGCGCTGAAGCAGTTCGAGGTCGAGCAGCCGGGTGCGATGCCCTATCACCAGGCCCGCAACGAGCAGGCGATGGTGCACCAGTCCGTCGGCTGGGCGCGGATGCGCCGCCGGCGCTCCACCTTCGCCAGCGCGGCGTCCGTCGGACCGGGCGCCGCCAACATGCTGACGGGAGCCGCGCTCGCCACCACGAATCGCCTCCCCGCGCTGCTGCTGCCCAGCGACACCTTCGCCACCCGGGTCGCGGATCCGGTGCTGCAGCAGATCGAGCTGCCGCACGACACGAGCGTCCAGGTCACCGACGCGTTCCGCCCGCTCTCGCGGTTCTTCGACCGGGTCGACCGCCCCGAGAAGCTGTTCTCGATCGCCCTCGCCGCGATGCGCGTGCTGACCGACCCGGCCGAGACCGGCGCAGTCACGATCGCGCTCCCCGAGGACGTCCAGGCCGAGACGCTCGACGTGCCCGAGGAGTTCCTCGCGCCGCGCGAGTGGCACGTGCGCCGGCCCCTCCCCGAGAAGGGCCCGCTCGCCCGCGCGGTCGCGGCGATCCGCTCCGCGCGGAACCCGATCGTCGTCGCGGGCGGCGGCGTGATCTACTCCGGCGCCGAGGACGCCCTCCGCGCGCTCGTCGAGGCCACCGGGATCCCGGTCGGCACCTCGCAGGCCGGCGGCGGCTCCCTGAACTGGGACCACCCGCAGTACCTCGGCGGCATCGGCGCGACCGGCACCACCGCCGCCAACCGCCTCGCGGCCGAGGCGGACGTCGTCATCGGGATCGGCACCCGCTACTCCGACTTCACCACCGCGAGCCGCACCGCGTTCCAGAACCCGGATGTCACGTTCGTGAACATCAACGTCGCCTCGTTCGACGCCTACAAGCACGGCTCGCAGCTGCCCGTCATCGCCGACGCCCGCGAGGCGCTCGAGGCGCTGCTCCCGGCGCTCGAGGGCTGGCAGGTCGGCGAGGACTGGGCCGGCACGGCGGCCGCGGAGAAGCGCACCTGGGACACCGCGGTCGACCGCGCCTTCGAGCCCTCCGGTCTCGACCTGCCCGGCCAGACCGAGATCATCCACGCCGTGCAGTCGGCCAGCGACCCGCGCGACGTCGTCATCCAGGCCGCCGGCTCGCTGCCCGGTGACCTGCACAAGCTGTGGCGGGTGCGCGACAGCCTCGGCTACCACGTCGAGTACGCCTTCTCCTGCATGGGCTACGAGATCGCCGGCGGACTCGGCGTGCGCCGCGCCGCTCCTGACCGCGACGCCATCGTGATGGTCGGCGACGGCTCCTACCTGATGCTGCACACCGAGCTGGTCACCGCGGTGGCCGAGGGGCTGAAGATCATCGTGGTGCTGATCCAGAACCACGGCTACGCCTCGATCGGGCACCTCTCCGAGACCGTCGGCTCCGAGCGCTTCGGCACCTGGTACCGCTACAAGGACGAGCGCGGACTGTTCCAGGGGAACGACGTCCTCCCGGTCGACCTCGCCGCCAACGCGCGCAGCTACGGCGTCGACACGATCGAGGTCCAGCCCGGACCGGACGCGATCGCCGACCTGCGCGCGGCGGTCACGGCCGCGAAGGCGTCCGACACCACCACGCTGATCCACATCCACAGCGACCCGCTGCTCTACGCTCCCGACGGCGAGGGCTGGTGGGACGTCCCCGTCTCGGAGGTCGCGACCCTCGACGCGACGATCAGCGCCCGCGCCGAGTACGTCGAGCAGCGCCGACTCCAGCGCCCCCTGCTCGGCTGA
- a CDS encoding sugar phosphate isomerase/epimerase: protein MSTDSTTPGSAQGLRIGTAPDSWGVWFPDHPGQIPWRRFLDEVVAAGYEWIELGPFGYLPTDPHELQDELGSRGLKLSAGTVFTGFHKGEDQWKRAWDQALDVAGLASKLGAEHLVVIPDLWRSDATTEVLESRTLDDEQWAKLAKGHDQLGKALLEEFGMKQQFHSHADSHVGTYREVERFLAETDAAYTNLCLDTGHFAYYLGDNVKLIEEFPERIGYLHLKQVEPDILAAALKNDTPFATAVAQGVMTEPPHGVPAFAPIIEAVAKIDPEIFAIVEQDMFGVDIDLPGPIAERTFRHIFGCTAMARVR, encoded by the coding sequence ATGAGCACCGACTCGACCACCCCCGGATCCGCGCAGGGTCTCCGCATCGGCACCGCCCCCGACTCCTGGGGCGTGTGGTTCCCCGATCACCCGGGCCAGATCCCCTGGCGCCGCTTCCTCGACGAGGTCGTGGCGGCGGGCTACGAATGGATCGAGCTCGGTCCGTTCGGCTACCTGCCGACCGATCCGCACGAGCTGCAGGACGAGCTCGGCTCGCGCGGGCTCAAGCTCTCGGCGGGGACGGTCTTCACGGGATTCCACAAGGGCGAGGACCAGTGGAAGCGTGCCTGGGACCAGGCGCTCGACGTCGCCGGCCTGGCCTCGAAGCTGGGTGCCGAGCACCTCGTCGTGATCCCGGACCTCTGGCGGTCCGACGCGACGACCGAGGTCCTCGAGTCGCGCACACTCGACGACGAGCAGTGGGCGAAGCTGGCGAAGGGCCACGACCAGCTCGGCAAGGCGCTGCTCGAGGAGTTCGGGATGAAGCAGCAGTTCCACTCGCACGCCGATAGCCACGTGGGCACCTACCGCGAGGTCGAGCGCTTCCTCGCCGAGACCGATGCGGCGTACACGAACCTCTGCCTCGACACCGGCCACTTCGCCTACTACCTCGGCGACAACGTGAAGCTGATCGAAGAGTTCCCGGAGCGGATCGGCTACCTGCACCTCAAGCAGGTCGAGCCCGACATCCTCGCCGCGGCGCTCAAGAACGACACCCCGTTCGCCACGGCCGTGGCGCAGGGAGTCATGACGGAGCCGCCGCACGGCGTGCCCGCCTTCGCGCCGATCATCGAGGCGGTCGCGAAGATCGACCCCGAGATCTTCGCGATCGTCGAGCAGGACATGTTCGGCGTGGACATCGACCTGCCCGGCCCGATCGCCGAGCGCACCTTCCGCCACATCTTCGGCTGCACCGCGATGGCCCGCGTCCGCTGA
- a CDS encoding Gfo/Idh/MocA family oxidoreductase, which produces MTLTDTSATAAPAITSDLRVAVVGAGMMGADHVRRITQKISNATVTAIVEPFEERAQAAAALAPGSVGVATIEEAIDRDLIDAVVIATPGPYHVPVLLPALEAKLAILCEKPLTEDSEDALRILEAEQKLDRPHIQVGFMRRFDDEYIQLQELIRGGELGALLGTHHRHRNAAVPDSYRNTMLISDSVVHEIDIVNFLTGEKIVGIEVKNLKRNSLNAEGFNDPILALLYTESGILADVEMNVNVRFGYEVTTEAVFEQGIANIGATRGLVRRFAGTISQAENPSFKERFSAAYDAEFQAWVDAARAGRIGGPSAWEGYLATVAAEAGVRAITNGTLESVEYIAQPAFYA; this is translated from the coding sequence ATGACCCTCACCGACACCTCCGCCACCGCCGCTCCCGCGATCACCAGCGACCTCCGCGTCGCCGTCGTCGGCGCCGGCATGATGGGCGCGGACCACGTCCGCCGCATCACCCAGAAGATCTCGAACGCGACCGTCACCGCGATCGTCGAGCCGTTCGAGGAGCGGGCCCAGGCCGCGGCCGCCCTCGCGCCCGGCTCGGTCGGCGTCGCCACGATCGAGGAGGCCATCGACCGCGACCTCATCGACGCCGTCGTGATCGCCACCCCCGGTCCGTACCACGTGCCGGTGCTGCTGCCGGCGCTCGAGGCGAAGCTCGCGATCCTCTGCGAGAAGCCGCTGACCGAGGACTCCGAGGACGCCCTGCGCATCCTCGAGGCCGAGCAGAAGCTCGACCGCCCGCACATCCAGGTCGGCTTCATGCGCCGCTTCGACGACGAGTACATCCAGCTGCAGGAGCTGATCCGCGGCGGCGAGCTGGGCGCGCTGCTCGGCACGCACCACCGCCACCGCAACGCGGCCGTCCCGGACAGCTACCGGAACACGATGCTGATCAGCGACTCCGTCGTCCACGAGATCGACATCGTCAACTTCCTCACCGGAGAGAAGATCGTCGGCATCGAGGTGAAGAACCTCAAGCGCAACTCGCTGAACGCCGAGGGCTTCAACGACCCGATCCTCGCACTGCTCTACACCGAGTCCGGGATCCTCGCGGACGTCGAGATGAACGTGAACGTGCGCTTCGGCTACGAGGTGACCACCGAGGCGGTCTTCGAGCAGGGCATCGCGAACATCGGCGCCACCCGCGGACTGGTCCGCCGCTTCGCCGGCACGATCTCGCAGGCCGAGAACCCGTCGTTCAAGGAGCGCTTCAGCGCCGCCTACGACGCGGAGTTCCAGGCCTGGGTCGACGCCGCGCGGGCGGGACGCATCGGCGGACCCTCCGCCTGGGAGGGCTACCTCGCCACGGTCGCCGCCGAGGCCGGCGTCCGCGCGATCACGAACGGCACGCTCGAGTCCGTCGAGTACATCGCCCAGCCCGCCTTCTACGCCTGA
- a CDS encoding sugar phosphate isomerase/epimerase: MKIALDPTPFHSTHELLEFPRLVADLGYEWLQLTPHPDFIPFHRRARADDELVGALKKAVSDAGIGICALQPVLRWSSPDESLRQHAVSHAKRVIEIAVELGVPVINTEFSGRPEAQEDSENSFHRSMEELVPILEREGVRMNFDPHPDDFVEEGREALRVLRGVNSPAIGFVYVGAHSFHLGGPGGDAEGIVAAAGDRLGAVFAADTFDHHRSHGLRYISNPPGNAARIHQHLAIGDGDVDWTQLFSALAANGFLDREESILVSNVFAEDETAEETSRAQLARISELISAARS; the protein is encoded by the coding sequence GTGAAGATCGCCCTCGACCCCACCCCCTTCCACAGCACGCACGAGCTGCTCGAGTTCCCGCGGCTCGTCGCCGACCTCGGCTATGAGTGGCTGCAGCTCACCCCGCATCCCGACTTCATCCCGTTCCACCGGCGCGCCCGCGCCGACGACGAGCTGGTCGGCGCCCTGAAGAAGGCGGTGTCGGACGCCGGCATCGGCATCTGCGCGCTGCAGCCGGTGCTGCGCTGGTCCTCCCCCGACGAGTCGCTGCGCCAGCACGCGGTGAGTCACGCCAAGCGCGTGATCGAGATCGCGGTCGAGCTGGGGGTGCCGGTGATCAACACCGAGTTCAGCGGCCGGCCCGAGGCGCAGGAGGACTCCGAGAACTCCTTCCACCGCTCGATGGAGGAGCTCGTGCCGATACTCGAGCGCGAGGGTGTGCGGATGAACTTCGATCCGCACCCGGACGACTTCGTCGAGGAGGGCCGGGAGGCTCTGCGGGTGCTGCGCGGGGTGAACTCCCCCGCGATCGGCTTCGTCTACGTCGGCGCGCACAGCTTCCACCTGGGCGGCCCGGGCGGCGACGCCGAGGGGATCGTGGCGGCGGCGGGCGACCGGCTGGGCGCGGTCTTCGCGGCCGACACCTTCGACCACCACCGCTCGCACGGCCTGCGGTACATCTCCAACCCGCCCGGCAACGCCGCCCGGATCCATCAGCACCTCGCGATCGGCGACGGCGACGTCGACTGGACGCAGCTCTTCTCCGCCCTGGCGGCGAACGGCTTCCTCGATCGCGAGGAGTCGATCCTGGTCTCGAACGTCTTCGCCGAGGACGAGACGGCCGAGGAGACGTCGCGGGCGCAACTGGCACGGATCTCCGAGCTGATCTCCGCCGCTCGGAGCTGA
- a CDS encoding tautomerase family protein, translating to MPLVRIDLTRGRTPEGVRALADAIHTAIVEVYGIPPRDRFQIVTQHDAGEIIAEDAGLGFEREADDVVVVHVFTQRGRSDEIKQALYARIAERLAGVGVAGSNVFIGYVENGPQDWSFGFGAAQYLTGELAVPRSAPVGS from the coding sequence ATGCCTCTCGTGCGCATCGACCTCACCCGCGGCCGCACCCCCGAGGGTGTCCGCGCCCTCGCCGACGCGATCCACACCGCGATCGTCGAGGTCTACGGCATCCCGCCGCGCGACCGGTTCCAGATCGTCACCCAGCACGACGCGGGCGAGATCATCGCCGAGGACGCCGGGCTCGGCTTCGAGCGGGAGGCGGACGACGTCGTCGTCGTCCACGTCTTCACCCAGCGCGGTCGCTCGGATGAGATCAAGCAGGCCCTCTATGCGCGGATCGCCGAGCGTCTCGCCGGGGTGGGCGTCGCTGGCAGCAACGTGTTCATCGGCTACGTCGAGAACGGCCCGCAGGACTGGTCCTTCGGCTTCGGTGCGGCGCAGTACCTCACCGGCGAGCTGGCGGTGCCCCGCTCCGCTCCCGTCGGCTCGTGA